The Chryseobacterium oranimense genome contains the following window.
ATCTACTTTGTCAAAAAGCAGGGCAGAAGGGATCAAATTTTTCCCCATTCCTTCAATCTGATAAGGATGAACATCTTCTTTATGAATCTCTCCCGTTTCGTGGTAGCTCTTCAGGATAGACCCGTCAGCATCCACACCAATAATCTTGATATCAGGATTCTTTTCTTTCAAAAATTTACCTGAACCGGACAATGTTCCACCTGTTCCAGTGCAGGCAAAAAGGTGGGTAACCTTGCCTTCTGTCTGCTCCCAAATTTCAGGACCGGTAGTCTGGTAGTGTGCATCAATATTCAATTCATTGAAATATTGATTGATGTAAACTGAATTTGGTGTTTCTGAAGCTATTCTTTTAGCAACCTCATAATAAGATCTCGGATCATCTGCAGCAACATTGGCAGGGCATATGTATACCGTAGCCCCTAATGCTTTCAGATAAGCAATTTTCTCAGGCTTTGTCTTGTCGCTTACCGCCAGAATACATTTATATCCTTTAATAATACAGACCATCGCAATAGAAAACCCGGTATTTCCTGAAGTAGTTTCTACAACTACAGAATCTTCCTTTAATAAACCTTTCTTCTCAGCGTTTTCTATAATATGAAGTGCTATTCTATCTTTTGTGGAATGTCCAGGATTATATGATTCTAACTTGGCATAAACGGTTGCAGGAATATCTTTTGTAACAGTATTAAGCTTCACCATAGGAGTATTTCCTATTAGGCCAAGAATATTATCGTAAACATTACTCATTATTTGTTATTTTCAATAAAAATCTGACCGCAAAAATACAAAAAAATAAATAATTACTAAACTTTTGTTTGATTTCAAGCCTGTGATTCAGCAAAATTTATTTTCTGATTTGCAATCTTAGCTGAAGTACAATCGCAAA
Protein-coding sequences here:
- a CDS encoding PLP-dependent cysteine synthase family protein; translation: MSNVYDNILGLIGNTPMVKLNTVTKDIPATVYAKLESYNPGHSTKDRIALHIIENAEKKGLLKEDSVVVETTSGNTGFSIAMVCIIKGYKCILAVSDKTKPEKIAYLKALGATVYICPANVAADDPRSYYEVAKRIASETPNSVYINQYFNELNIDAHYQTTGPEIWEQTEGKVTHLFACTGTGGTLSGSGKFLKEKNPDIKIIGVDADGSILKSYHETGEIHKEDVHPYQIEGMGKNLIPSALLFDKVDEFVRVNDEMSAYRTREIALKEAIMGGYTTGAVTQALIQYAQSHELTKDDIIVLIYPDHGSRYITKVYSDKWMAEQGFVNNCVHNYDEVFKTEFIK